One window of the Candidatus Hydrogenedentota bacterium genome contains the following:
- a CDS encoding glycosyltransferase family 4 protein, whose amino-acid sequence MDDNRLHVLIADPHLQGGGQVRYVSSLARELTRLGHRITIACRPGSVLVDAAARAGCGALDVFSFRGGVRPVAWARDIRAAMGHIRGEKPDILHVNGSQDHWTLGLSNRLLGGASCVVRTRHNTYTVSDNAPNRILNRHWTDYEIVVCEMVRRNLAQQPTFDPARLCTIHNGVDAELFRPDPESRARARAAFGFDDGHMVIGIVARLVEAKGHEFLFKAVSQLKNAHPELRVLALGQGVLEAPLRELAARLGIAEQVRFAGFRDDMAACVRAVDIGAQPSVDCDTSSFSLKEMMASEIPVVASDYGGLKEIVSDGVEGLVVRAGTVEPLAAALRRLIESPESRARMGKAGRRRVLAEFTLEVFARRTEQAYRRAMGIHRQRFGQFTG is encoded by the coding sequence ATGGATGACAACCGCCTGCATGTGCTTATCGCCGACCCCCACCTTCAGGGTGGGGGACAGGTGCGGTATGTCTCCAGCCTCGCCCGCGAGCTCACCCGTCTCGGCCACCGGATTACCATCGCATGCCGACCCGGAAGCGTGCTGGTGGATGCGGCGGCCCGCGCGGGGTGCGGGGCGCTTGACGTGTTCTCCTTCCGGGGCGGTGTGCGCCCCGTGGCATGGGCGCGCGATATCCGTGCGGCCATGGGCCACATCCGCGGCGAGAAACCGGACATCCTCCATGTGAACGGCTCCCAGGACCACTGGACCCTGGGCCTGTCCAACCGCCTGCTCGGGGGCGCGTCCTGCGTGGTCCGCACCCGCCACAACACCTACACGGTTTCGGACAACGCGCCGAACCGCATCCTGAACCGGCATTGGACGGACTACGAGATAGTGGTGTGCGAGATGGTGCGCCGGAATCTCGCCCAGCAGCCGACCTTCGACCCGGCCCGGCTCTGCACCATCCACAACGGTGTGGACGCGGAGCTCTTCAGGCCCGACCCGGAATCGCGGGCGCGCGCGCGGGCCGCGTTTGGCTTTGACGACGGCCACATGGTGATCGGCATCGTCGCCCGGCTGGTGGAGGCGAAAGGCCACGAGTTCCTGTTCAAGGCCGTGTCCCAGTTGAAAAACGCCCATCCGGAGCTGCGCGTGCTGGCCCTGGGCCAGGGCGTGCTCGAGGCGCCCCTGCGCGAACTGGCCGCACGGCTGGGCATCGCGGAGCAGGTGCGTTTCGCCGGGTTCCGGGACGACATGGCCGCCTGTGTGCGGGCCGTGGACATCGGCGCCCAGCCCTCGGTGGACTGCGACACCTCCTCCTTCAGCCTGAAGGAGATGATGGCCTCGGAAATTCCCGTGGTCGCCTCGGACTATGGCGGGCTCAAGGAGATCGTCTCCGACGGCGTCGAGGGCCTGGTCGTCCGCGCGGGCACGGTCGAGCCCCTGGCCGCCGCCCTGCGCAGGCTTATCGAGTCACCCGAGTCCCGCGCGCGCATGGGGAAGGCCGGACGCAGGCGCGTCCTCGCCGAGTTCACCCTTGAGGTCTTCGCCCGCCGCACCGAGCAGGCCTACCGCCGCGCGATGGGCATCCACCGGCAGCGCTTCGGCCAGTTCACCGGGTGA
- a CDS encoding glycosyltransferase family 2 protein, translating to MSTLTVLTLVPNAGDRLPRCLESVKWADDIFCVVDPKTTDGSDAVARSHTAHVVTHAYENAAAQRNWALPQITTEWTLVLDADEWVSDELAARIRQIIANPESLDGYDILRHSYFLGKLIRHCGWHKDYNLRLFRTAKGRYLDRRVHSKVAVEGRTGTLNEVMYHDTYRTFEEFFTTFQRFTTWGAQDAFDRGRRATPLDLTLRPAHRFLKMYVVRMGFLDGYHGLVLCGLSAFSVFTKYAKLWNLGRLSREGGAKKG from the coding sequence ATGAGCACCCTGACCGTGCTGACCCTGGTGCCGAACGCGGGGGACCGGCTGCCCCGCTGTCTGGAGAGCGTGAAATGGGCGGACGACATTTTCTGCGTGGTGGACCCAAAGACCACGGACGGGTCCGACGCGGTGGCCCGGAGCCACACCGCGCACGTAGTGACGCACGCCTATGAAAACGCCGCGGCCCAGCGGAACTGGGCGCTGCCGCAAATCACCACCGAGTGGACCCTGGTTCTGGACGCCGACGAGTGGGTTTCGGATGAGCTGGCGGCGCGCATCCGGCAAATCATCGCGAACCCGGAGAGCCTGGACGGTTATGACATACTCAGGCACTCGTACTTTCTGGGGAAGCTCATCCGGCACTGCGGCTGGCACAAGGACTACAACCTGCGGCTCTTCCGCACCGCCAAGGGCCGCTACCTGGACCGCCGGGTCCACTCGAAGGTGGCCGTGGAGGGCCGCACGGGCACCCTCAACGAGGTGATGTACCACGACACCTACCGCACCTTTGAGGAGTTTTTCACCACCTTCCAGCGCTTCACCACCTGGGGCGCCCAGGACGCCTTTGACCGGGGCCGCCGGGCCACCCCCCTCGACCTCACCCTGCGCCCGGCCCACCGCTTCCTGAAAATGTATGTCGTCCGCATGGGTTTCCTCGACGGATACCACGGGCTGGTCCTCTGCGGACTCTCCGCGTTCTCCGTCTTCACCAAATACGCCAAACTCTGGAACCTCGGGCGGTTAAGCCGGGAAGGCGGGGCAAAAAAAGGTTGA
- the rpsI gene encoding 30S ribosomal protein S9 gives MIDPNTKEIVTVGRRKRATARVRIMPGSGKFTVNGKPLADYLARGVLVQLATQPLDLAGLRDSYDVRARCAGGGLAGQAGALRHGVARALVENDENMRSIMRTAGLLTRDSREVERKKPGQPGARKRFQFSKR, from the coding sequence GTGATTGACCCGAACACCAAAGAAATTGTGACGGTTGGACGGCGCAAACGGGCCACCGCCCGCGTCCGCATCATGCCCGGCTCCGGAAAATTCACCGTGAACGGCAAGCCCCTGGCCGACTACCTCGCCCGCGGCGTCCTCGTCCAGCTCGCCACCCAGCCCCTCGACCTTGCGGGGCTCCGCGACAGTTACGACGTGCGCGCCCGCTGCGCCGGCGGCGGCCTCGCCGGCCAGGCCGGCGCCCTGCGCCACGGTGTGGCCCGCGCCCTTGTCGAGAACGACGAGAACATGCGCTCCATCATGCGCACCGCCGGCCTGCTCACCCGCGACTCCCGCGAGGTCGAGCGCAAGAAGCCCGGCCAGCCCGGCGCCCGCAAGCGGTTCCAGTTCTCCAAGCGCTAA
- a CDS encoding glycosyltransferase — translation MANILHVDEQTGWRGGEQQASWLVQGLAARGHRVWIAGRPGSPFLAHDHGGAEAVRVPLPLRGELDLASALRLARLVRRENIQIIHAHSSHAHGIAALACAVFRAPARLVVSRRVSFPPKGHPLNRWKYARPDRILCVSECVARVMREYGAAPEQVAVVHSAVDPARVRVDPMPRAEMGVPEGAPLLVSAGSLVGHKDHANLLDAFARLKNEFPGLWLVLAGEGPLRASLEIQAKALGVADRVRFLGHRPDAPRLIRAGTVYVSSSWSEGLGTSILEALASGTPVVATRAGGADEMVLPEKTGWLAPVRDPEALAAAVADALRRPDDARRMAAAGMALVEEEFTAPRMVERTIAVYAKLPGGLDGGLKRGKMS, via the coding sequence ATGGCGAACATACTCCACGTGGACGAGCAGACGGGATGGCGCGGCGGCGAACAGCAGGCGAGCTGGCTCGTCCAGGGTTTGGCCGCGCGCGGGCACCGTGTCTGGATCGCGGGCCGTCCCGGAAGCCCCTTTCTCGCCCATGACCATGGCGGTGCGGAGGCTGTCCGCGTTCCCCTGCCCCTGCGGGGCGAGTTGGACCTTGCCAGCGCCCTGCGCCTCGCCCGGCTCGTCCGCCGGGAAAACATCCAAATCATCCACGCCCACAGCAGCCACGCCCACGGCATCGCCGCGCTGGCCTGCGCCGTCTTCCGCGCCCCGGCCCGGCTGGTGGTCTCGCGCCGGGTGAGTTTTCCCCCGAAGGGGCACCCCCTCAACCGCTGGAAATACGCCCGGCCGGACCGGATTCTCTGCGTCTCCGAGTGCGTGGCGCGGGTCATGCGCGAATACGGCGCCGCGCCGGAACAGGTGGCCGTGGTGCACAGCGCCGTGGACCCCGCGCGGGTGCGCGTGGACCCCATGCCCCGCGCCGAAATGGGCGTGCCCGAAGGCGCGCCCCTGCTGGTCTCCGCCGGGTCCCTGGTCGGCCACAAGGACCACGCCAACCTGCTGGACGCCTTCGCGCGGCTGAAAAACGAGTTTCCCGGCCTGTGGCTGGTCCTTGCCGGGGAGGGCCCCCTGCGCGCGTCCCTGGAAATTCAGGCGAAAGCGCTGGGCGTGGCTGACCGGGTGCGTTTTCTGGGCCACCGGCCCGACGCGCCCCGGCTCATCCGGGCGGGAACCGTCTATGTCTCCTCGAGCTGGTCCGAGGGGCTGGGCACCTCCATATTGGAGGCGCTGGCTTCGGGCACGCCTGTTGTGGCGACCCGCGCCGGGGGCGCGGACGAGATGGTCCTGCCTGAGAAAACGGGCTGGCTCGCGCCGGTGCGCGACCCGGAAGCGCTGGCGGCGGCGGTGGCGGACGCCCTGCGCCGCCCGGACGACGCCCGCCGCATGGCGGCGGCGGGCATGGCGCTGGTGGAGGAGGAGTTCACGGCCCCGCGCATGGTGGAAAGAACCATCGCCGTCTATGCGAAATTGCCGGGCGGGTTGGACGGCGGCCTGAAAAGGGGGAAAATGTCATGA
- the rplM gene encoding 50S ribosomal protein L13 produces MKTYVPKQGEIDKKWLLVDAEGKSLGRVAAEVARLLRGKHKTMFTPYLDCGDNVLVINAEKAKVTGTKMTNKIYYRHSGYPGGLKETKLSEMMRKDPTKALELAIWGMLPHNRMGRSLATQFRVYAGADHPHAAQNPQPHEF; encoded by the coding sequence GTGAAAACGTATGTCCCCAAACAGGGGGAAATTGACAAAAAATGGCTGCTTGTGGACGCCGAGGGGAAATCCCTCGGGCGTGTCGCCGCCGAAGTGGCCCGCCTCCTGCGCGGCAAGCACAAGACCATGTTCACGCCCTACCTTGACTGCGGCGACAACGTTCTGGTGATCAACGCGGAAAAGGCGAAGGTCACCGGCACGAAGATGACCAACAAGATTTACTACCGCCACTCCGGATATCCCGGCGGCCTCAAGGAGACGAAACTCTCCGAGATGATGCGCAAGGACCCGACCAAGGCGCTTGAGCTGGCCATCTGGGGCATGCTGCCCCACAACCGCATGGGCCGCTCGCTGGCGACCCAGTTCCGCGTCTATGCGGGCGCGGACCATCCCCACGCCGCGCAGAACCCCCAACCCCATGAATTTTAA